The genomic window CTAACATTAACATCAGCCTGTATTAGAGCTTTTTGTATATCTTTAACTACCTCTTTTATAAGCTTTTTATCAACAAACATTGCATTTTTTATTTTATTAATAGCTTTAGTAAGATTTTCACTCATTTTTTCTAACATACCCATCAGCCTCTAAAAATATTTATCAACTATCTCTTTAACTTTTTTATAAACTTCATTATCTTCTGGTAAATACCAAAGAGGAATCCCTTTCAAATCATATTCAGCTATCTCTTTGTTATATGGTAATTTACCTATTAAATTTAATTTTAATTCTTTGGCATACTCTTCTATTAACTTTTCATGCTCAGGTTTTACTTTATTAGCTACAACATATATATCTTTGAATTTAACTTCTAATTCATTAGCAAGTTTCTTTATTCTCTTAGCAGTACCTAAACCCCTTTTTGATGGATCTGTTATAACAATCATTGTATCTACATTCTGTGTAGTTCTTCTACTCAAATGCTCTAAACCTGCTTCAGTATCAATAACAACATATTCATAATATTTAGATAACTCATCAATTATCTGCCTAAGCCAATTATTTACACTACAGTAACACCCTGAACCTTCTGGTCTTCCCATAACTAAGAGATCATAGTTATCAGTCTCTACTAAAATTTCATAAACTTTACTTTTTAAATAATCAATCTTACTCATACCTATATCTTTATTTTCTTCAATAGCCTTTTTCAACTCTTCTCTAATATCTCCAACAGTTTTTTCTACTTCAACACCTAAAGTTTCTGGAAGATTACTATCAGGATCAGCATCAACTACTAATATACTATTAGTTTTTTTTGATAAAGCTTTAATTAGTAAGGTTGTAAATGCTGTCTTTCCAACTCCTCCTTTACCACTAACAGCAATAATCATTTATAATCACCACAATATTTAGTTTTAACATTCTTTGTAATATATTTTATAATTTTTAAATCCATTATTTTATTTAGGTGATTTATATGATAATCTCTATTATTGGAGGTACTGATGGCTTAGGTAAATGGTTTGCTAGATATTTAAAAGGAAAAGGTTTTGATGTTATAGTTACAGGAAGGGATGTTGAGAAGGGAAAAAAAGTGGAAAGAGAGTTAGGAGTTAAATTTATTAATGATAACATAGAGGCTGCAAAAAAAGCGGATATTGTGATAATAGCTGTTCCTATTAATGTTACAGAGAAAGTCATTAAAGAAGTGGCTCCACATGTTAGAGATGGCTGTTTATTAATGGACATTACTTCAATAAAAGAGATTCCTACAAAAGCTATGGAAGAGTATGCTAATAAAAATGTTGTTATTATCCCTACACATCCAATGTTTGGTCCTTCAGCTCCATCTTTATTTGGCCAAGTAATAATTTTAACTCCATTGGAGAGGCATAAAAATACTGAATGGTTTAAGAAGGTCTATAATTTTTTGAAAAAAGAGGGAGCAAAGATAATAATAACTACCCCTGAGAAACATGATAGAATAATGGCAGTTGTTCAAGGGTTAACCCACTTTTCTTTTATAAGTTTAGCATATACTTTAAAAGAGTTGAATGTAGATATAAAAGAGTCAAGAAAATATTCTTCTCCAGTTTATGAACTTATGTTATCAATAATAGCAAGAATAATTGGTCAAAATCCATATTTATATGCAGATATTCAAATGTTTAACAAAAGAATTGGAGAGATCCATAAAACTTTTATAAACTGTTGTTTAGAGCTTAGCAATGTAGTTAAAAATAAAGATAGAGAAAAATTTGTCAAAATAATGAAAGAAGCAGCTAAACATTTTGGATCTGAAGCTAAGAGAGGAGTTTATTATTCTGATAAAGCAATATTTGCTTTAACTAATGAACTAAATAGATTAGTGGATATGATAGGTGAAGAAGTAGCTATTAGAAATATTGATTCTAACAATGTACATTTTGGGATATTAAAAGGGGTAGATGGGGATTATCTTATATTGGATAAGAATGGAAAATTAGAGAAATTTAATGTTCTTAGGGTAGAGGTATTTGATGGAGAAAAATTAAAAGAGCTAAAAAAGAGATATTTAAAAAGAATCTATTTTGATGTATCTGTATTATTAAAGGATAATGTTGATGAGAATACAATATTAGATTTATTAAAAAGTAAGTTTGATATTGAGATTATTGATGTATATAAGGGAGAAAATATTGAAAAAGGTTGGAAAAGTGTAACATTTAGAATATTTGGATATAAAAAAGATGAGTTAAGAGAAAAAGAGAAAGAATTTATTAAAATAATTAAAAACATTGGAGGAAAACTTAGATATTAATCTTCAAATCTCTCTGTTCTTCTTATTGTAAAAGCAAAGAGGGCTGGAAGTATTGCACCTCCTAAGATAGCTTCAGTTAAAGCTACATCAGGAGCTAAGAGAGCATAGTAGAGATAAGCCAAACACAAGCCAGAAAATCCTGAAAGAATTATAGATTTGATTAGATCTTTTTGTAATAGTGCTGCTAAACTTGACAATAGCATTAATAATATTACAATATAGTGTATTATTTCCAAAATATCACCCTAAATTATCTTTTACCCATTAGATATATATATTAGTTTATTAAATACTTTAATGGGTGATATTATGGATCCAAAGGTCAGTTATTTTCAAACATTTATTATTGCTGCTAAAACAAAAAGTTTTTCTAAAGCTGCAAAAAGGTTAGGTATAACACAAGGTACAGTTAGTAACCATATTGCAGCTTTAGAAAAATTCTTTGATGCACAGCTTTTTTTAAGAACTCCTGAAGGTGTTGATCTAACTCCTGAAGGTGAAATACTTTTTGAGAGAGCTGAAAAGATATTAGATTTAATAAATGAAGCTAAAATGTTAATGAGAGCCATACATGAAAATCCTGAAGGGGTTATTAGAATATATGCATCAACAACACCAGGAGAGCATGTATTACCATCAATTATAAAAGAGTATAAGAATCAATATAAAAATGTTGATTTTGAGATAACAATAACTGACTCTAAAAACTGTTATAAAGCATTGGAGGAGGGGTTGGCTGATATAATAGCAGTAGGGTATTTAAAGAATGAAAATTATGATTATACTATTATAGGGAAAGATAGACTTGTGCTAATTGTCCCACCAAATCATCCTTTTACTAAAAGAGAGTATGTGAGATTAGAAGATATATTAAAAGAAGATTTTATAGATAGAGAGGAAGGTTCAGGAACTAGGGAGACATTTATAAAAGCTTTGAATGAAAAGGGATATTCTATAATGGATCTAAATATAGTTATGAGACTTGGTAGTAGTTCAGCAGTAATTACAGCTGTCTCTGAAGGGTATGGTATTAGTATAGTTTCAGAAATTCCTGCTAAGAAAGCTGAAAATGCAGGATTGGTTAAGATTGTGCCTATAGTTGATTTTGATGTTGTTAGATATCTATATTTAATAAAAAGTAAACGACCAAAAAATCCCAGTGCTGTTAAATCATTTTGGGAGTTTGTAAATAGGTGATAGAATGAAAATAAAAGTAGGAGTTCTTGGAGCTACAGGTTTGGTAGGACAAAGATTTGTTCAACTTTTGGCAGACCATCCAATGTTTTCATTAGAAGTCTTAGCAGCATCAGAGAGAAGTGCAGGTAAGACTTATAAAGAAGCTTGCAATTGGTATTTAAGTGAAGGGATGCCTGAAAGTGTTAAAGATATGACTGTTATAAAAACTGATCCTAAAGCCAAAGAGTTTGAGGATGTGGATATTGTATTTTCAGCTTTACCATCAGATTTAGCTAAAGAGTTAGAACCTAAATTTGCTGAAGATAAGTTAGTTTTTTCCAATGCTTCAGCTTATAGGATGGAAGAAGATGTCCCATTAATTATCCCAGAAGTTAATGAAGACCATTTTGCTTTAATAGATATTCAAAGAGATAATAGAAAATGGGATGGAGCAATTATAACAAATCCTAATTGTTCAACTATCTGTTTATGTATAACATTAAAACCCATAATGGATAATTTTGGATTAGAAAGTGTTTTTGTTTCAACAATGCAAGCTGTTAGTGGTGCTGGTTATAATGGAGTTCCATCAATGGGGATATTGGATAATATAATTCCTTATATTAAAAAAGAAGAAGAAAAAATGGAAACTGAATCTCTTAAAATATTGGGTAAATTTGAAGATAATAAAGTTAAATTTGCAGATTTTAAAGTTTCTGCATCATGCCATAGAGTTCCTGTTATTGATGGACATTTAGAAGCAATATTTGTTAAAACTTCAGAGGGTGCTGAACCAGAAGAAATTAAAGAGGTTATGGAGAAATTTGATCCATTAAAAGATTTAGATTTGCCTACTTATGCTAAGCCAATAGTTATTAAAGAAGAAGAAGATAGACCACAACCAAGATTAGACAGAAATACAGGAAAAGGGATGAGTATAGTTGTTGGTAGAATAAGAAAAGATAAAATTTTTGATGTCAAATACTTAGCTTTAGAGCATAATACAATAAGAGGAGCTGCAGGAGCTAGTGTCTTAAATGCTGAGCTATATGTTAAGAAATACTTATAAATAATAACCATAGCTTTCATAAAATTTTCCATTAACAATTGTATATATAGGGAAACCCCTAACCTTATATCCCTCAAATGGAGAAAATTTAGCTTTTGATTTAAATAAATCAACATCTATTTTACCTTCTTTCTTTATATCAACTATTGTTAAGTTAGCGTAATTACCTTCTCTAATACCATTATCTATATTAAAGATTCTTGAGGGGTTGTAAGATAGTAATTTAGCAGCAGTATAGAGGGATATATAACCACTATTAACTAAATTTAAAGTCATTGGGATTAAAGTCTCTAAGCCTGGAATTCCTGAAGGGCAGTTTTTTACATCTTTCATCTTTTCTTCTAACAAGTGTGGAGCATGATCTGAGGCTATAATATCTACCCTATCATTTAAAGCTTTTATTAAGGCAATATTATCTTCTTTATCTCTCAAAGGAGGATTTACTTTACCCAATCCTTTCAATTCATTAGCCATATCACAGTTTAGATATAAATGATGAGGGGTAACTTCAACAGTTACAGGTTTATCTTTTAATACTTCTAAACCCTCTTTTGTTGACACATGACAAAAATGAACTTTAGCTCTTGATAGATTATTTAAAATTATTTTTATAGCTTCAATTTCAGCTTTTTTACATCTCACTTTACAATGGTCACTCCAATCATTTAATGAAAATTTTTTATAATTCTCTTCAATTATATCTTTATGTTCTGCATGAATACAAAAAAGTTTATCTTCTCTTAATATTTCTTTTAATTTGCTGTAATTTCTTATATACAATTCTCCAACAGATTTAACCATAAATATTTTATAAGCTTTAGCCTCTCTTAATGTTAATTTATAATTTTCATCAGTTACTCCAAAGTTTAAAAATATATTTACTAACTGTTTTTTAGCTTCTTTTAATTTTTCATAAAAAAGTTCTTTATTTATAATTGGTGGATTGTCATTTGGCATATCTATAACAAAACAAACCCCTCCATTTATTGCTGCTAATGATCCACTATAAAAACCCTCTTTTTTACTTCTCCATCTCAAATGTACATGTGCATCTATAACCCCTGGAAAAACAAAATAATCTTTTAGATCTATACATTTATCATTTTCATTTATACATTTTCCTATCTTCTTTATTTTTTCCCCATCTATTATTATATCAGCTTCAACAATTCTATCTTCTTTAACTATTTTACAGTTTTTTAATATCATTCTAACAACTCCGTATCATTATCTGAGTATGCAGGGTAGCTAGCACATAAAATTTTTAGGGGTTTATCTCCTGTATTTATAACTTTATGCTTTGTATTTGGAGGAATTAAAATTGTATCACCCATTTCTATTTCAAACTCTTTATTATCTAATATCATCTTTCCTTTACCTTCTAAAATAAAATAAATTTCTTCCGATGTTTTGTGCCTATGTAATAATGTTTTTCCATTTATAGGGACTTCTGCTAAAGCTAAACTCTGCTTAGAATTGGCAAACTTTGGATGGATTAACTCTCTAATTATGGATCCATCTTTTGTTATAAAGGCTTTAACATCTTTAACATTAACCTTCATGGTCCCAACCAAAAATATATATTTTTTATCATATAATTTAAAAATTATGATTTAAGAAAGATTTAAATATTTCCTGTAGGAATAAAATTATTCCATAAGAATATTTGTGAGATGATGTTTAAAAAATTAGAGATTATTGAGAGAGCTATATTGTTAAATCCAAGATACATTCAATCATTTAGAAAAAAATTAAAAATTACTCAATCAAGATTAGCTAAAGAGAGTGGAATTAGCCAATCTCATTTAAGTATGCTTGAAAAAGGGAAAAGAGAAGCTAGTGAGTTAATAGCTGCTGCTATAACTTATGGACTATTAAAATGTTTTTCAGAAAAATCTAAAAACCCCATTATTGAACTTTTAGATACCCTATCTCTACTAAAATTTGAAGATGCTTTTGCAGAGTTAGTTAATAATATTATTAAAGAGAATGATATAAAGTATATAAGAAATATAGATGGTTTTCCTGTCATAATAATTGATAAAGATAGTCTTATAAATGAAATGAAAAAAAGATTAAAAGTTATTAATTTAGAAAAAATAGAAATAAGTAGGGGAAAAATTAAAGCTTTTGGAAAACATATTGATAGTTATGTTGACATTATTTTAGACTGTTCAGACATAAGGAGATTAGAAAAAAAATGTTCAGAAAAAACAAAGAAAAACATTATTATACAATCATTTCCAAAAGAAGAAGTTCCACCAATTTATGGAGTGAAAAGAGACTGTGTAATAATACACTGCTGGTGAAATTTTGATGGGGTATATTTTAGCTATAATAGTTTCAATGATATTTGCTTATTTATTTAAACTTCCACTAATTCCAAAAAGTAAATTCAGTTTTCAGACATCTATAATTTTTCCCACTCCAATAATAGCTTTAGGATTTTATGTAATATTCAAATACTTATTTTTTGATAGCATTTCCTTTTCAATTATATCTGGCATTATAGGAGCAGTTTTTGCAAAGTATTCTAATAAAATTTTTGGTGTTTGTAATGATTGAAATTATTATAGCCACAATATTATGTTGGCTGAATTTTGTTATAATAGATACAATTTTTGGATTACCAGAAAAACCAGGAGTTTTAGGAGCTAAAGTTATTGGAGAAAAAATAGAGAAGATTGGTGGTAATTTAAATGGTGGTTATTTTATGGGAAATATTGTTTGTTCTCCTGATGCTTCAGCTGGAACTTTATTAGGATCAATAATGACTTATTTAATGGGATTTGATGGAGGGTTATTAGCAGCATTTTTAGTTTGGATTGGAAATAGACTCTGTCATGATCCTGGATATGCTGGAAGTATTGGGGCATTATCAATAACAGTAATTATAACATTGCTAAAACCATTTATAACTCCAGAAAGCTTTATTGTAGGTTCTGTTTTAGCAATATTCACAATTCAAGGTTTATGTCATAAAGAAGCATCTAAAGTTCTAGGGAATATCTATAAAGCTGTGATAGGATGGAAGAGATAATTTATATAATAGCAATATTAATGCTTATCAGAATATTTTTAGAAAGAAGTAGAGAAAGAAAGCTATTATATCTTTGCTGCCTTTCATTCTGTATATCTGCTTTAATAGCTTTATATGTAAAATCTCCTATGGGTGGAATTGTAGCTATTACCTTTTTTGTCTGCTCAACACTCTCGTCTAATGCAATAGCTTATACTTTAGCTCAAGTAAAAGATTCAGAAAGGTGACGTCATGATAGAGTATATAGCATCACTTTGTTGTGTATTAGGAGCAATAGGAGTTATTTTTTATAAAAATCCTATAAATAAGATAATATTGCTTTCCCTAATTGAGATTGGAGTAATTTTGTTTATTGTTTATTATTATTATTTAGATATTGCTCTAATAACCTCTTTGACAGAGCCTATATGTACAGTAATTTTATTAATTGGTTATATGAAATACCTATCCATGGTTAAAAGCAAAAAGAAATATGGTAGAGAACTACCCATATTAACAAAGTGATAATATGATAATTTTATACATAAGCTACTTCCTTTTGATATTTGGCACATTAGGAGCATTGGTTGGATATGATACAAAAGATCCATTAATTAGATTTTTAAACTTAGAAGTAGTTAATATGGGAGTTTGTCTAGCATTTTTAGCCTATGATATGGCATTAGCGTTAATGACGTTTATAGCAGTTAATACTATCCTAACTATAATATTTGTTAGATCAATAATATTATACAAAAAATTAGAGGATGAATAACTATGATTGGGAAAATTTGGAATTATCTTTCAAAGCCTGAAGTAGTTCCAAGAATATTTGCATTGTTTTTAGCTATATTTTTATTATTTGGATTTTTTAATCATTACTACAAAATTCCTAATCAACTCTATCCAAAGCCTAAACCTCATTCTCAAATATTAAAAACTCCTTTAGCCCCATATGATAGAAACATTGTCAAAGCTCAATATCCAAACTATTTAAAAAACTTAGGAAAAATTACATCTTATCTTACTCCAATAGCTGAATTTATCAAAGATAAAACATATTTTTTTGGAACTACTATTGTTTCTACCCCAGGAGGGATTTTAGATGAAATATTATATTATACCAGAGGTATGGATACAGTTTTAGAAAGTACTGTTCTATTAATATCATTTATGATATTCTCATGGATGTTTTTCCATAGGAGGTGATTAATATCTTCAGTTTAACTATCTTAATAGCTTTAATTATTGGTTTTCTTTCACTGTTAGCTATTTAT from Methanocaldococcus villosus KIN24-T80 includes these protein-coding regions:
- a CDS encoding ATP-binding protein yields the protein MIIAVSGKGGVGKTAFTTLLIKALSKKTNSILVVDADPDSNLPETLGVEVEKTVGDIREELKKAIEENKDIGMSKIDYLKSKVYEILVETDNYDLLVMGRPEGSGCYCSVNNWLRQIIDELSKYYEYVVIDTEAGLEHLSRRTTQNVDTMIVITDPSKRGLGTAKRIKKLANELEVKFKDIYVVANKVKPEHEKLIEEYAKELKLNLIGKLPYNKEIAEYDLKGIPLWYLPEDNEVYKKVKEIVDKYF
- a CDS encoding DUF2109 domain-containing protein, with translation MEEIIYIIAILMLIRIFLERSRERKLLYLCCLSFCISALIALYVKSPMGGIVAITFFVCSTLSSNAIAYTLAQVKDSER
- a CDS encoding DUF4040 domain-containing protein, which encodes MEIIHYIVILLMLLSSLAALLQKDLIKSIILSGFSGLCLAYLYYALLAPDVALTEAILGGAILPALFAFTIRRTERFED
- the ehaA gene encoding energy-converting NiFe hydrogenase A subunit EhaA — protein: MGYILAIIVSMIFAYLFKLPLIPKSKFSFQTSIIFPTPIIALGFYVIFKYLFFDSISFSIISGIIGAVFAKYSNKIFGVCND
- a CDS encoding DUF2108 domain-containing protein; the encoded protein is MIEYIASLCCVLGAIGVIFYKNPINKIILLSLIEIGVILFIVYYYYLDIALITSLTEPICTVILLIGYMKYLSMVKSKKKYGRELPILTK
- the pyrC gene encoding dihydroorotase yields the protein MILKNCKIVKEDRIVEADIIIDGEKIKKIGKCINENDKCIDLKDYFVFPGVIDAHVHLRWRSKKEGFYSGSLAAINGGVCFVIDMPNDNPPIINKELFYEKLKEAKKQLVNIFLNFGVTDENYKLTLREAKAYKIFMVKSVGELYIRNYSKLKEILREDKLFCIHAEHKDIIEENYKKFSLNDWSDHCKVRCKKAEIEAIKIILNNLSRAKVHFCHVSTKEGLEVLKDKPVTVEVTPHHLYLNCDMANELKGLGKVNPPLRDKEDNIALIKALNDRVDIIASDHAPHLLEEKMKDVKNCPSGIPGLETLIPMTLNLVNSGYISLYTAAKLLSYNPSRIFNIDNGIREGNYANLTIVDIKKEGKIDVDLFKSKAKFSPFEGYKVRGFPIYTIVNGKFYESYGYYL
- a CDS encoding helix-turn-helix domain-containing protein, translated to MFKKLEIIERAILLNPRYIQSFRKKLKITQSRLAKESGISQSHLSMLEKGKREASELIAAAITYGLLKCFSEKSKNPIIELLDTLSLLKFEDAFAELVNNIIKENDIKYIRNIDGFPVIIIDKDSLINEMKKRLKVINLEKIEISRGKIKAFGKHIDSYVDIILDCSDIRRLEKKCSEKTKKNIIIQSFPKEEVPPIYGVKRDCVIIHCW
- a CDS encoding cupin domain-containing protein, which translates into the protein MKVNVKDVKAFITKDGSIIRELIHPKFANSKQSLALAEVPINGKTLLHRHKTSEEIYFILEGKGKMILDNKEFEIEMGDTILIPPNTKHKVINTGDKPLKILCASYPAYSDNDTELLE
- a CDS encoding selenium metabolism-associated LysR family transcriptional regulator → MDPKVSYFQTFIIAAKTKSFSKAAKRLGITQGTVSNHIAALEKFFDAQLFLRTPEGVDLTPEGEILFERAEKILDLINEAKMLMRAIHENPEGVIRIYASTTPGEHVLPSIIKEYKNQYKNVDFEITITDSKNCYKALEEGLADIIAVGYLKNENYDYTIIGKDRLVLIVPPNHPFTKREYVRLEDILKEDFIDREEGSGTRETFIKALNEKGYSIMDLNIVMRLGSSSAVITAVSEGYGISIVSEIPAKKAENAGLVKIVPIVDFDVVRYLYLIKSKRPKNPSAVKSFWEFVNR
- the asd gene encoding aspartate-semialdehyde dehydrogenase, translated to MKIKVGVLGATGLVGQRFVQLLADHPMFSLEVLAASERSAGKTYKEACNWYLSEGMPESVKDMTVIKTDPKAKEFEDVDIVFSALPSDLAKELEPKFAEDKLVFSNASAYRMEEDVPLIIPEVNEDHFALIDIQRDNRKWDGAIITNPNCSTICLCITLKPIMDNFGLESVFVSTMQAVSGAGYNGVPSMGILDNIIPYIKKEEEKMETESLKILGKFEDNKVKFADFKVSASCHRVPVIDGHLEAIFVKTSEGAEPEEIKEVMEKFDPLKDLDLPTYAKPIVIKEEEDRPQPRLDRNTGKGMSIVVGRIRKDKIFDVKYLALEHNTIRGAAGASVLNAELYVKKYL
- a CDS encoding prephenate dehydrogenase, encoding MIISIIGGTDGLGKWFARYLKGKGFDVIVTGRDVEKGKKVERELGVKFINDNIEAAKKADIVIIAVPINVTEKVIKEVAPHVRDGCLLMDITSIKEIPTKAMEEYANKNVVIIPTHPMFGPSAPSLFGQVIILTPLERHKNTEWFKKVYNFLKKEGAKIIITTPEKHDRIMAVVQGLTHFSFISLAYTLKELNVDIKESRKYSSPVYELMLSIIARIIGQNPYLYADIQMFNKRIGEIHKTFINCCLELSNVVKNKDREKFVKIMKEAAKHFGSEAKRGVYYSDKAIFALTNELNRLVDMIGEEVAIRNIDSNNVHFGILKGVDGDYLILDKNGKLEKFNVLRVEVFDGEKLKELKKRYLKRIYFDVSVLLKDNVDENTILDLLKSKFDIEIIDVYKGENIEKGWKSVTFRIFGYKKDELREKEKEFIKIIKNIGGKLRY
- a CDS encoding EhaE family protein, with protein sequence MIILYISYFLLIFGTLGALVGYDTKDPLIRFLNLEVVNMGVCLAFLAYDMALALMTFIAVNTILTIIFVRSIILYKKLEDE
- a CDS encoding EhaF family protein; translated protein: MIGKIWNYLSKPEVVPRIFALFLAIFLLFGFFNHYYKIPNQLYPKPKPHSQILKTPLAPYDRNIVKAQYPNYLKNLGKITSYLTPIAEFIKDKTYFFGTTIVSTPGGILDEILYYTRGMDTVLESTVLLISFMIFSWMFFHRR